The proteins below are encoded in one region of Thermosulfurimonas marina:
- the recN gene encoding DNA repair protein RecN: MLLELRLQNFLLIEEAHLSLGPGFTVLTGETGAGKSLLIKALRLVLGERGGPEYLRPGAKEAVVEALLASSKLPKRLSSLGLEPAEEILVRRIITPERSRIFVNGAPVPLKMLARVTQGLVVLTGQHEFRALLSPEYRLRLLDAFAGTEDLRRRYREVFSHLRKLREERRRLEEECSRLARERDFLEFQIREIEEAGLCPGEDEELEREREVLRNLTRLKEGLSEGVRALSVAGRELSQALSALRGLARFEEGLSGLLARLEGAYYEVLEGERELQGRLTSLPEDDSRLEEVEARLARLQNLKRKYGSTVEEILETLVELKARRERLEGGEDRLADLVAEEGRLAEEALGLALELSSERIRAAAELSRRVTEELSGLAFTGAEFRVEVQREEVRPEALGPEGLDRVEFLVRTNPGTPERPLEKVASGGELSRIFLALKGALAERDRAACLIFDEVDSGVGGRAAVRVGEKLRELSQRDQVICITHLPQIARLADRHFVVEKEVLGAQAFTRVRELSGEEREREWLRMLGEEHV, encoded by the coding sequence ATGCTTCTGGAGTTGCGGCTCCAAAATTTTCTTCTTATTGAGGAGGCCCATCTGTCTCTGGGGCCGGGTTTTACGGTGCTTACCGGGGAGACCGGGGCGGGAAAGTCTTTGCTGATCAAGGCCCTGCGGTTGGTGCTGGGAGAGCGAGGCGGTCCGGAATACCTGCGTCCCGGGGCCAAAGAGGCCGTAGTGGAGGCCCTCTTAGCTTCTTCGAAGCTTCCGAAAAGACTTTCTTCCCTGGGCCTTGAGCCTGCGGAGGAGATCCTCGTGCGGCGGATAATCACCCCGGAGCGCTCCCGCATTTTCGTAAACGGGGCTCCGGTGCCCCTTAAAATGCTTGCCCGTGTTACCCAAGGCCTGGTAGTCCTTACCGGACAGCATGAGTTCCGGGCCCTCCTTTCTCCGGAATATCGCCTGCGGCTACTGGACGCCTTTGCCGGGACAGAAGATCTTCGGCGTCGCTATCGGGAGGTCTTCTCCCATCTGCGCAAGCTGCGGGAGGAACGCCGGCGTCTAGAGGAAGAGTGTTCCCGCCTGGCCCGGGAGCGGGACTTTCTGGAGTTTCAGATCCGGGAAATTGAGGAGGCCGGCCTTTGTCCCGGGGAAGATGAGGAACTAGAGCGGGAAAGAGAGGTCCTGCGGAACCTGACCCGGCTTAAAGAAGGGCTTTCCGAGGGGGTGCGGGCCCTTTCTGTGGCCGGAAGGGAGCTTTCCCAGGCCCTCTCCGCCCTCCGGGGGCTGGCGCGTTTCGAGGAGGGACTTTCGGGCCTCCTGGCGCGCCTTGAGGGGGCCTACTATGAGGTCCTGGAGGGGGAGCGCGAGCTCCAAGGGCGTCTGACCTCCCTCCCGGAGGATGACTCCCGTCTGGAAGAGGTGGAGGCCCGGCTGGCCCGCTTGCAGAATCTCAAACGCAAGTACGGGAGCACGGTGGAGGAGATCCTGGAGACCCTGGTGGAACTTAAGGCCCGGAGAGAGAGACTGGAAGGGGGGGAGGATCGCCTGGCGGATCTTGTGGCTGAGGAAGGCCGGCTGGCCGAGGAGGCCTTGGGGCTGGCCCTTGAGCTTTCTTCAGAAAGGATTCGGGCGGCGGCGGAACTCTCCCGGAGGGTGACCGAAGAGCTTTCTGGCCTGGCCTTTACCGGGGCGGAATTCCGGGTAGAAGTCCAGCGGGAAGAGGTTCGGCCCGAGGCCCTGGGCCCGGAGGGGCTCGACCGGGTGGAATTTCTGGTGCGCACCAATCCCGGGACCCCGGAGCGGCCTTTGGAAAAAGTGGCCTCCGGGGGGGAGCTTTCTCGTATCTTCCTGGCCCTCAAAGGGGCCCTTGCCGAAAGGGATCGGGCCGCCTGCCTTATCTTCGACGAGGTGGACTCTGGAGTGGGGGGAAGGGCCGCAGTCCGGGTAGGGGAAAAACTCCGGGAGCTTTCCCAGAGGGATCAGGTGATTTGCATCACGCACCTTCCTCAGATTGCCCGTCTGGCCGATCGGCACTTCGTCGTGGAAAAAGAGGTCCTGGGCGCGCAGGCCTTCACCCGGGTGCGGGAACTCTCTGGGGAAGAAAGGGAGAGGGAGTGGTTACGGATGCTGGGGGAAGAGCATGTCTAG
- a CDS encoding SAM hydrolase/SAM-dependent halogenase family protein — protein MKGPVVLLTDFGLADHYVGVMKGVILSRVPEAVLVDLTHEIPPQDVRTAAYELWVSYRYFPQGSLFVCVVDPGVGTERRALLLETEGYLFLGPDNGLFTPLFLSHRHFKLYALEVERFLLPEPSRTFHGRDLFAPAAAALLSGLPPEECGSRVSDPVLLLWPRPEPRPGGLKVPVLRVDRFGNLITAATREHLPERGFRVLVAGREIPFAGTYAEVPEGHPLALWGSDGFLEIAVNRGSAAEVFGPEPEILVLF, from the coding sequence ATGAAAGGCCCGGTGGTCCTTCTTACGGATTTCGGGCTGGCGGACCATTATGTGGGGGTGATGAAAGGGGTTATCCTTTCCCGGGTCCCGGAGGCGGTCCTGGTGGATCTTACCCACGAGATCCCGCCCCAGGATGTGCGCACTGCGGCCTACGAACTTTGGGTCTCCTACCGGTATTTTCCTCAAGGCTCCCTCTTTGTCTGTGTAGTGGATCCCGGGGTAGGAACCGAAAGGCGGGCCCTTCTTCTTGAGACCGAGGGGTATCTCTTCCTCGGGCCGGACAATGGCCTTTTTACCCCCCTTTTCCTTTCCCACCGCCACTTCAAACTTTACGCGCTGGAGGTAGAGCGGTTTCTGCTCCCGGAGCCCAGCCGCACCTTTCACGGCCGGGACCTTTTTGCCCCGGCCGCCGCGGCCCTCCTTTCCGGGCTTCCCCCTGAGGAATGCGGTTCTCGCGTTTCCGATCCGGTCCTCCTTCTCTGGCCCCGTCCGGAGCCTCGGCCCGGAGGGCTTAAGGTCCCGGTCCTGCGGGTAGACCGCTTCGGGAATCTCATCACCGCCGCCACCCGGGAGCATCTTCCCGAAAGGGGTTTCAGGGTGTTGGTGGCCGGGCGTGAGATCCCCTTCGCAGGGACCTACGCGGAGGTCCCGGAGGGGCACCCCTTGGCCCTCTGGGGAAGCGATGGCTTTCTGGAGATCGCCGTAAACCGGGGTTCGGCTGCGGAAGTTTTCGGCCCCGAGCCGGAGATTCTGGTCCTATTCTAG
- a CDS encoding tRNA1(Val) (adenine(37)-N6)-methyltransferase, translated as MESSRLFGGRLCIVQPREGYRFSLEALLLSGFVHLRGRERVLDLGAGCGVIAAVLALRYPGTKIVALEIQEILCQALRRTVRENALEGRVFPLRGDLRRLPLKGGVFEVVVSNPPFKPPQSGRLPPEESHLLARTEARASLGDFLRAARQALKTGGRLFLVHTSLRLAEVLSEMRQKDLSPRRIRPVYPAPGKEARFFLAEAVAGGRTEARLEPPLFIHEVPGGEYSEELRHFFARPEEGLVPRP; from the coding sequence ATGGAGAGCTCTCGTCTTTTTGGGGGGAGGCTGTGCATTGTTCAACCCCGGGAGGGCTATCGGTTTTCCCTGGAAGCCCTCCTTCTTTCCGGATTTGTGCATCTTCGAGGCCGGGAGCGGGTGCTGGACCTAGGGGCCGGCTGCGGGGTGATTGCTGCGGTACTGGCCTTGCGCTATCCGGGGACAAAGATAGTAGCCCTGGAAATCCAGGAGATCCTATGCCAGGCCCTGAGGCGTACGGTGCGGGAAAACGCCTTGGAGGGACGAGTCTTCCCGCTACGAGGAGATCTGCGGAGACTGCCTTTGAAAGGCGGAGTCTTTGAGGTGGTGGTGAGCAACCCTCCTTTTAAACCTCCTCAGAGTGGGCGTCTTCCTCCGGAAGAGTCCCATCTTCTGGCCCGCACCGAGGCCCGGGCCAGTCTGGGAGATTTTTTACGGGCCGCCCGCCAGGCCCTCAAGACCGGAGGCCGTCTATTTCTGGTCCATACGTCCTTGAGATTGGCGGAAGTCCTTTCGGAAATGCGACAGAAGGATCTTTCTCCGCGGAGAATACGTCCGGTGTATCCCGCCCCGGGAAAGGAGGCCCGCTTCTTTCTGGCCGAGGCCGTGGCCGGAGGACGCACCGAGGCCCGACTGGAGCCTCCCCTCTTTATCCACGAGGTCCCGGGAGGGGAATATTCCGAAGAGCTCAGGCACTTTTTCGCCCGGCCCGAAGAAGGGCTTGTCCCCAGGCCTTGA
- a CDS encoding DciA family protein, whose amino-acid sequence METLGRILHRLFLLPGWRERLRAWEILWDWEEIVGEEVASRTWPLSFAQGRLTLGVTDSTWASALRFEVPRLLELLNQRAGERLFREIRFQITRPPGKSRPRNPRRPLTPEEKARIEASVQVIEDPELREVFKAWGQALLRAGRKSA is encoded by the coding sequence TTGGAGACCCTGGGGAGGATACTCCATCGCCTCTTTTTACTTCCGGGCTGGCGGGAGCGTTTGCGGGCCTGGGAGATCCTATGGGACTGGGAGGAGATCGTAGGGGAGGAAGTGGCCTCCCGCACCTGGCCCCTTTCCTTTGCCCAGGGGAGGCTCACCCTGGGGGTCACCGACTCCACTTGGGCCAGTGCCCTGCGCTTTGAAGTCCCGCGTCTTCTCGAACTCTTGAACCAGCGGGCGGGAGAGCGCCTCTTTCGGGAAATCCGCTTCCAGATCACTAGACCCCCGGGCAAGTCTCGCCCCCGAAATCCCCGGCGTCCCCTAACCCCGGAAGAAAAAGCCCGCATCGAGGCCTCGGTCCAGGTGATCGAGGACCCTGAACTGCGGGAGGTCTTCAAGGCCTGGGGACAAGCCCTTCTTCGGGCCGGGCGAAAAAGTGCCTGA